GAAGCAGCAGCCAACGGTATAACAACTATTGGCGACGGCCGTCTGTACTGGAAACGTGGCTGGTTTGATGTCTGGAAAGCTGCAGAAAACAATGGCGACCTAACGTCCAGGGTGTCGTTACGCCCCTGGATTTACCCGCAGGATGAACCGGAAGCCCAGCTGGAATTTCTCAAAAAAATTCAGTCACGTAACCCTGAAAACCTGCTGATTATTGATCAGGTAAAGATGTATAGCGACGGCATTTTGATAAATGGTACGGCCAAAGTCGTCGCACCCTATAGATACAAGTTAGTGGAAAACCTCCCCTTCGGTCTGAACTATATCCCACCAGAGGACATGCAATTCTGGCTAACCAAGCTGGATAAAATCAATTACGGTGCGCATATTCACGCGATTGGCGACGGGGCTGTTCGTGAATCCCTTAATGCGATTGAATACGCCCGGGAACAAGGTTCAGAAAGGGATTACACCCTTACCCATGTTGAAATGATTCAGAACGTTGATATCCAACGCTTTAAACCACTAAAGGTAACCGCTGACTTTCAGGTAGGTTCTGACTATATCGTCGCACAGGATCACAGTTGGGCAGAGCCTTTTATTGGTCAAAAACGCGCCCATTCACTTATGCGGCTGCGGCCTGTTTTTGACACTGGAGCAAATCTAACACTAAGCAGTGACTGGAATGTAAACGATATTAATCCCTTAGTAGGCATTGCCAACAGCCTGAGGATGGCAAAAACTGGTTTACCGGATATCAGCTCTGCAATAGATGCTTACACTATCAACCCGGCAATCAGCTTAGGGCTGGATGACATTACCGGCAGCATAACTGTAGGAAAGTCAGCTGATCTGGTTGTACTGGATGAAGACATTACCGAGCTACCAGCCAACAAGATTGCAGATACAGAAATTCTTATGACCATACTTCAGGGCGAAGTTGTATTTGATGCTGAAGAATAAGCGACTGAGTAAATGCATGCTGCCAGAACAGTTCAGCAGGCGGTTTGCTACTGCTGAACATCGGCTTAGAAAATGACTAGCCATCGCCTTATTTTCCCACCGACAAACATTGCTTATGACAACCTGGAAAGCTGCCGAAATAGTCGGAACACATAAAGAAACAATCAGCTAATGCCTTCCATCAAGGAAAGTATAAAAGGAAGGCATAAAACAGGAGACGCGGGCACGCCTCCAGAGATAAAAATTATGCGCCGTAAATCACATACACTTTGCGCAGTGTTTCATGCACAGTCCAGTTGCCACACCAGCCAACTGGGAACACAGCACTTGAACCTGCAGTCAGTTCTACGGCTTCACCGCCATCTTCAACGACCGTCATCCGACCAGACAATACGTAAATAACTTCGCCACGGGTCATAAATTCCCAGCGTGACTCACCTGGTTCACACTCCCATGTACCAGACATAACATTTTGTTCTTCTGTATTAAAAAACACCTGACTACGGGTCGTGATGTCACCGGAAAGTGGTTCAGCTGTTGGTTGTGCCAGTGGTTTTTCATTCAACTGATCAGCTGGAATTTCAGCCGCGCGGTAAGTAATTGTCATGCAATATCTCCTGTAAACATATGGTTTACAGCAAAATAACATCAAGCCCATAACAGGATTTGCTTGTTTGCGGCAGAACCAGTCTAAGACCTATAAAAAAAGCGTCTGAACTACCGCTCAGACGCCTTATAAAATCAATGCATTACCGCTTAGCTTATTGCTTTTTCAACTTCAAATAGTGATCTCAGTTAGCATCAAAGAATATTTCCCTGAGTGCCTGATGTTTAGCCCGAATATACAGATCCCGGGAAAGTTCTTCGGGTAAGGTGATCCGTTCACCATCACGGGAAAGCGCTATTTTCTCCAGCTCTTTAAACTGCAGAGAGTCTATCTTATATTGCTTCATCTGCCGGGCCGAGATACCAATTAAAACCAGCGGATAGCACTCACCTGTTCTACAAACAAAATCTGAACCTGTAGGCGCCTGATTGCCAATTTTGACACCCTGCCAACTGACACCTTTCTTTATCGTATAAGCAGAATCAGCCTGAACCAAACCAGCTATAAGCACCAGTATTAAAAGACTGTAACGCATACCTAACCTCCACATCTTTGCTCAACTGAAACTGCTATACGCAGGCTTCCTGAAATCAGTTCAGCCATCAGCGTTGGCTGACATAACTACAAGCTATTTCGAATCGGAAATTTTTGCCCGCTGTACTTTGTCACGGCTGCGTTTGAATAGCACACTGGCCAGATCAGCAGGCAATGTAATGCGATCTCCGTTAGTTGATGTCGCCACTTTCTGCAGGGCATTAAAGCTCAGTGAGCCCAACTGATACTGTTGCTTCAACTCACGGGGAACAGTGATATTTTTAAACAATGGATAACACTGATAATTACGGCAGATATGATCAGCACCGGAAAGAGAGGAAGAACCAATTTTAACGCCCTGCCAACTGACGCCTTTTTTCACGGTATAGTTTGCATCCGCATGAACCAGACCAGCTACAAGAGCCAGTATCAAAAGACTGTAACGCATAAGCCACCTCCACAAAAATCATGTGCGCCGAGTATGAATTGCTATATGAGTGTCTAGACAGTACAGATCTGTAAACGTTCATGCCGGCTAAACAGCCTGCTACAGAAACAGCGATGTATCCGTATCAAAAAAGTGTCAGAAGCACTTATATAAGAAGAGGCAGTAAAGAAGGAAAAGAAAACCATGTAAAACAGGCTTTAGCGACCTTGCGTCGGCTAAAAAAAGACAAAAAAAAGCAGATCCTAAGATCTGCTTTTCTATATAAGCTGAATATCAGTTGTTACAGAACAACGATGTTCTCAGCTTGTGGGCCTTTCTGGCCGCTTGTAACTGTGAATTCAACTTGCTGGCCTTCAGCCAGAGTTTTGAATCCTGAACCCTGAATCGCGCTGAAGTGTGCGAAAACATCTGGGCCAGACTCTTGCTCGATGAAACCAAAACCTTTAGTTTCGTTGAACCACTTAACAGTACCGGTAGTTTTAGACATGATAAATATCCTGAATTTTAAATTTAATATGTGCCCACATTAGCAGGCGATAATCGCATAAAAAATAGACTGAAACTTAAACTTAAAAACTGCAGGACCAGGCTTACGAATAAAACTGCGAAATGTAGATTTGTAAATAAAAGACTTCTTTTTAGCTGCTGCGAACTTTATAGATATCCCTTTCGCTTGTCCAGTACTTATTTCAAAATATCTAAAGTTTTTTCCTAGCAAACAATCACCTATAGAAAATCACAGGAATTCACCGTGGTAAAAAAAGCTAAAAGAATCGACTCTTCATGATCTTAGCTATCCCTCAGCGACCAAGGCACAGCGTTCATTGCTGTTTGTGCAGCCTCTTTGCGGCAAGACGACAGCAAGTTTTACAGCCTTTTCTCAATAAATTAGCCGGGCTCACGTACTAACGCATCCTGATAACGTGCTTCAAAATGCTCTTTCAGCCATTCCATCAACACTCTTACCCTGTGCAACTGATGACGCAGCGGCGGACAGAGCAAGGTCAGCTGAGTTTGCTCAGACCATTCTGGCAACACCTCAATCAGCTTGCCAGCTTGCAGGTCTGCCTGTACATAGACATCAGCCAACCTGGTTACGCCTAATCCGGCCAGTGCGGCTTGTCGCATTACCCGACCACTGGTCACTTTAATCCCCTGCGCCACGTGAATTGTCTTTTGCTCCGCCGCCCGGCTAAGCGTCCAGTGATCAACGCTGCCACATATCAACGGCAGATTTTTCAGATCATCCGGTTCTTTAATACCATGATGCGTCTGCAAAAATTCCGGACTGGCCACATAACGTGTGGTTACCGAATGCAGCCTTCTGGCAATCAGGCTCGAATCTGGCAGCTCACCCATCCGCATTACCAGATCATAATGGCTGGCAATCAGGTCGACATGTATGCTCGAAAAGTCCAGATCGACACGTATATCCGGATGCTGCCGCTGAAAATCAATGATAAGCGGTGCCAACAAATCTTCACCAAAAGGCCCGCCAACGGCATTCATACGAATTAAACCTTTGAGTTCATCTGTAGATTGGCTCGCCCATTCAGCAGCCGAGTCCAGCTGCTGCATAGCTAGTTTACAGCGCTCATAGTAACCCTGGCCGATTTCCGTCAGCCGCAACTGTCTGGTTGTTCGATACAGCAACTGCACACTCAGCGCCGCTTCCAGATCCGTCACCAGCTGACTCAGGTTAGCTTTAGAAAACCCTGAGACCTCTGCCGCAGCAGTAAAGCCACCATGTTCCGCAACATATATAAATGCGCGTATGCCCCGCCAGGAAATATTGTTCATATAAACCAAACAATGTTTTCAGATTAGTGATATTTATCACACTAATATCAAATCCTATCATGTGCAACATCCAAATAGCTTCATGCCATGAAGGCATTCAAAAGAGATAAACACATGACTAAATCACTGGTAGTTATCACGGGCGCAAGTTCAGGTATTGGCGCGGCTATGGCACAACAGTTTTCAGCTGCAGGTCACCCTTTACTCTTAGTTGCCCGCCGGATAGAAAAACTGCAAGCACTGAACTTGCCTAACGCTTTATATCGTCAGGTTGATATGACAGATGCCGCTGCTTTTCGAGCAGCCATCGCAGAAGCTGAGGCGATCCACGGCCCTGTCGATTGTCTGGTCAATAATGCAGGCTTAATGCTGCTTGGGCAGATAGACACGCAGGATCCAATGGAATGGCAACGTATGTATGACATTAACGTCATCGCCCTACTGAACAGCATGCAGGCGGTACTGGGTGATATGAAAGCCCGCAATGCCGGCACCATTATCAATGTCAGCTCTATCGCAGGGAAAAAATCGTTCCCGAACCATGCCGCTTATGTAGGTACTAAATTTGCGGTATCAGCAATGAGTGAAAATATCCGCGAAGAAGTCGCCGACAGCAATGTACGTATCATGAGTATTTGCCCAGGCGCAGTAGAAACCGAACTGCTGGGGCACACCACTTCACAAGACATCATTGATGGCTACGAAGACTGGAAGCAGGCAATGGGGGGCGTATTAGTCGCGGACGATATCGCTCGTACCGCAGCCTTCATGTATGCGCAGCCTCAGGGTGTAAACATCCGCGATGTTGTTATTACCGCAACCCGTCAGCAACCGTAATTTATATTATCAAAACCATGATTCGAGTTTTATACCGAATCAACTGATAAGATCAGTGAGCCTTTCTGACTCACTGATTTTTCGACTTTCCCTTCTATACAGAGCTCAGCTGGCAGTGGTCTCTACACTTTGCTGCAACATCTCATATATTTGGGAAGCCGGTACCGGTTTAGAGAACAAATACCCCTGAAAGCAGCAACAGCCAAGCGATTGCAGAGCAAATCGTTCTTCTTTCGTCTCAACGCCTTCTGCAATCACCTGTAAATCAAGCCGATCTGCAGTCGCGATGATAACCTCGATAATCGCTGCTTCTTCAGATAAGGAGCGTAGACCTGCAACAAATGAGCGATCTATTTTAAGAACATCCAGTGGCAAATACCGCAGATATTTTAATGATGAATAACCCGTGCCAAAATCATCAATAGCGAAGGAGATGCCTCGCTGTTTTAGCAGATTCATTTTGTTACTGGCCACCTCAAACTTGTTCAGCAGCATATTTTCAGTAATTTCCAGTTCTATCATGTTGCCGGAAATTTTCGAGGCATCTAACAAAGCGAATAAGGTTTCAACAAAGTTAACCTGCATAAACTGTAACGGACTGATATTAATCGACAGCCTTCGAAATGACTCGGGTAATCCCTGGACCCGCCACTGCGCTAATAAACGCAAACTTTCTGCTATGACCCATTCACCCACTTCAATGATTTGACCGCTGTCTTCAGCAACAGGGATGAATTCACCAGGTAAAATTAATCCCCTCTGAGGATGATTCCAGCGCACCAGAGCTTCCGCACCAATAATCTTATCGTCGATATCTGTTTGTGGCTGAAACCACAGCTCTAACTCTTGATTATCAACCGCCAGATGCAAACCTTTTTCAACATCCAGCCTTTGTTGAGCAGATGATTGCATCTCCGGATCAAAAAACTGGAAGCAATTTCGCCCCAGAGCTTTCGCTTTATATAAAGCGGTGTCGGCGCAACGTAATACATCACTGGCAACATTGCTTTTATCCGGAAACATACTGATACCAATACTGGCAGAACAGTACAAAGTATGGCTGTTCACTTCGAACGGAGCCCTTATTTGCTCTAATACCTGTAAAGCAAGGTTAGCGGCAATTTCAGCACTGACTTCTGCATTCTCGCCAATCTCAGGCAGCAGTACGACAAACTCATCACCACCAAATCGTGAGCATGTACTGGTAGCTGGCAGTATTTTCTTTATGCGGTTTGCAATCTCACAAAGAAGCGCATCTCCAACACCGTGCCCAAGTGAATCATTCACCGTTTTAAAACGGTCTAAATCCAGATACAGAACAGCGCCAAATTTATGATTGGCATTGTGCAATTCTAAAGAAGAAGTAAGTCTGTCCATAAACAGACGACGATTGGGCAAAGCTGTTAGCGGATCGAAAAAAGCCAGATCATATATTTGCTTTTCAGCTTCTTTACGTACAGAAATATCCCGTACCATAATCAGCAAATAATCAGACTCTTCTAATACCAGTTTAATGACCCGGGCTTCTATAGGAATCAACGTCCCATTTTTACTCCTGTAACTATCTTCGAAACTGGTTACCTGCTGTTCGTCCAGCGAAGCAAAAAGTGACACTAACTCATCATGAGAATAGTTTTGACTGAACTCAGACATATTTCTCTTCAGCAAACATGCCTTGGTTTCAGCAAGATACTGAGCAGCCCGATTATTCACCTGCACGATACGGGTATCAGGAAAGCATAAAAACATTGCATCGCCGGCATTATCCATGAGCGTCCGGGAAAAACTCTCACTTTTAGACAACTCCTGAATAGTCTCATTCAGTTTGTCAGTAACCTGTTTACGCTCCTCCCAAAGACGGGAAAAACCAGCCACCAGATCGCCGATCTCATCAGTTTCTGTATAAGGTAACTGGCCCTCTTTACCTTCCCGAAGATCATTTACCCATGCCACAATATTTTCGATCGGCTTTGACAACCAGCGGTAAAACAAAATTAAAAATATTGCCGCTAAAGTTACGTCATAGAACAGGCTAAACAGAAGGCTGGTAAATGCTCTGCTGGCAAAGCTGGAAGCTATTAGCGCGGCATCTAAGTCAATACTCAGGCGAGCAGTGTTATTAGCTGACGCATCAACAGATAAAGATTCATGGATTTGTGTCTCAACTCTGAAAAAATAACTTCCCAGTAATGAAAGCCAGGAACTCTCAGTCTGCGGGCGAGAATGCTCTGCCAGAGGATCACCAAAATCATCCACTAACTTAGCACTGTAGATTTCCGGATAAGCGATCAGAGCTTTAGTAATCTCTTCTGCCTGTCCCTGGTTAAGGTTATACACAGCTAAGCTTGCGGTTTCCCGGTGCAGCGTCAAAATCCGCTCAATACCCGCTTGCAAACTGCGCCTTTCCTGTTGAAGGTCAAGTGTAATTTGCCAACCGGTGGAGACTAAGCCCAGCAATATTGATATCAACAGCACTACACGCGCTTGCTTGAACGCAATTCTATGCTTGCTATTAAGTGACATAAATACCGACCGTATTCGACATCATCAGCATTTTATAAATACTGCTCATAAATAGCGTCAAACCTGCCGGAAGCTTTTATTTTTGCCAGACCGGTATTAAACAACTGCAGCAAACGCTGCGAATCAGGGTAACCTTTGCTCAAACAGAGATGAAAAGAAGAACTTTCCTTATCAGTAAATCTTTTTATTTTTATATCGTCCTGTATGCCTAACTGCCCGGCACGATACAAAGTGGTTAGCTCGCCACTATAAAAAACGTCAATATCACGATAAACAACCGACTTAATTCCGTTGTCCATTTCTGCAGTTGTAGTGTGAGGAATATTCTTACGCACCAGCTCACGCTGAATCCCCCACCCCTCAACGGCTATTACCTTAAAGTTACTAAGGTCCTGGAAGTTCACCAGCTTACGATCATCTAACCCTTTAGACATCACCGCCACTTGGTTAGCCTCGCTCACCTGATCACTAAATAGCATAAAGCTAACCCTGTCAGGCCGTTTCGAGCAACTCAGCGCGCCCAAAACCCGACCATGCTCAAGGTTCTTCAGTACCCGTTTCCAGGGCGCAGTATTAATTTTTGCAGTAATACCCACAGCCGCGAATGCTTCCCGGGTAACATCGACATCTATTCCAGATATATTGTTAACGTCTGAAACAATCATGTAAGGAGGATAATCGACAGCGTACAGCTCAATAACATCTTCTGCAGCAACTACCACTGAACATAAGCAAAGCCAAATAAAAGCGAAGCAATTACGAACGCCTACCAACATTCTGGACCTCTCCATTTAAAATCCATCTTTTAGGGTGCTTACGGCTAATACAACTTAAAGAAACCAGCAATGTAAAACTGAGATGATTCGATGAATGAAGAAACATATCAACTCCAAATATCCCAGTATGAGATAAATGAAACATATGTTTAAGCTTGCGAATTAGTGACCAAACTGAAAAAAATTAGCTCAACAGCACCTGCAACAGTGCTTACAACAGTACTTACAACAAAAAGTTTTATTCAAAAAATAAACTTAAGCCTAAGCAGCCTCTGCTTACTCTATAAAGATGACTTTCAAAGTAAGGCTGAAGCGCTACAAATACAAAGCAGCCTGACCGGCAAGCAACAACAGATGCTACCAAACGCTACAACCTGAGAAGATAAAAACCGCCTAAGATATAAACCAGTGCCAGAACCAGCATTAAAAACCGCGAATATACATTTTTATAGCTGGCCGTCACTTCCCGTACTTTATTACTCAGCAACCCAACCCGCATGTACACAGCTTTTCCGTGCATTACGTCATACATAATTTTGCAGCCCATATAAGGAAGAATTGGCGCTGCATAGGCATACAACGGCAGGCTGTTTTCTGACAGCAGAGCTTTAATAAAAAGGAAGATAAATAACCCTGCGGTTACTAAGATACTTGCCAGTGCTAACGGCCTGGCCTGCTCACTGGTTCCCATGGTGATGCCCGCCAACCAAAGTTCCAAAGCACCTTCTGGAGCTTGCTCAGGCTCAGGAGCAGCCTTCACAGGTTCAGAAACTACTGACTCATTAGCTTCTGGCTCAGTAGTTTTTGGCCTCGTAGCTTTTAGCTCAGTAGTATCGTTACCAAGTAACACCTCAGTATAAGCTCCAGTACCAGCTTCCATATCTACACCGCTCAGCTCAGCGTTAGCACCACAACCAATACACTCAGCAGTATTCTGTTGATTAACCTGTTCACACTCACTACAAACCCATTCGCGCTTCATCATAATTCCTAAATCGCCTAACACTTAACACTTAGCACTTAACACTTAACAGGCGCAAAATGACTTAAAACCGGACTTAACTGCATCAGTTTCATCAAACGGGTTTCTCACTATCAGTTGGTTTGCTTTCATCACTAAAATCATCCAGATAATCCTTAGGCGGCGGCGTCCATTCCCGTTCAGACAAACCATGCCTGTCCATATGATCTTCATCCATCGCCGCCCGGATGGTTTCTTCAAACTGGATAAACAAATGCCGGAAGTGCATGTCGTATGACTGAGACTCTTCTCCGCCTAACCAGGTCTCATATAGTTTGTCTGAACTGGTGTCTTCAATGCGCTTAAACTTAACTTTCTGCTGCTCAACCAGGAAGGGATGCACACCCAGGCAACGCAAAGCCTGCGACCCTACTTCTAATGCCGAGTGGAAGGTTTCTTTCTCCACATAATCTGCCCCCGCCTGCCGGAGCATGTAGAAATGGCGGCGATCAAACGCACGGGCAATCACTTTAACCTGTGGATAGGTATGTTTCACATACTTCACAAGCTCTGTGGTGGCCTCCTGGTTATCCATAGAAACAACCAGCATCGATGCACCATCAATACCTGCCGTATGCAGCAGATCTGGGCGTGTCGCATCGCCAAAGTAGCTTTTAATATTTATTTGACGAAGGTTTTCAACCTGTGAAGCTTCATAATCAAGCACCACAGTTTTCACACCATTTGCCGTCAGTAAGCGATTAACTACCTGCCCAAAGCGGCCAACACCGGCAATAATCACAGTACCTTTTTCATCAATCTCGTCGGCTTCCCTATCATTCGACGCGTGTTCATAACGGGGCAAAATCACCTTGTCATACAAAATGAATAAGCCCGGCGTGAGAAACATAGACAGCGCGACAACCAGTGACAGTAACTGAAAGATCTCCATCGGAAGCACGTAGTTTTGTGTGGTAAAGCTCAACAACACAAATCCGAACTCACCGGCCTGCGCAAGGCTCAATGCAAACAGCCAGCGGCCAGAGCCTTTAATTTTAAAAATCACACTTAACAGCAGTAACACCAAGGCTTTTACCAGCATCACCCCAAGCGTTAGCCCGATGATCAGCGCAAAATCATCGAATAAAATGCCAAAGTTAATGCCTGCACCAACAGTAATAAAGAACAAGCCTAGCAATAAACCTTTAAACGGCTCTATGTTCGATTCCAGCTCATGACGGAACTCACTGTTCGCCAGCACCACCCCTGCCAGAAAAGTCCCAAGCGCCGGTGATAAACCGACCAGGCTCATCAATGCCGCTATACCTATCACCAGCATCAACGCCGTGGCGGTAAAAATCTCCCGTAAACCTGAACTGGCAACAAAGCGAAACAAAGGGCGACTCAAAAAGTGCCCGCCGACAACTACCCCAGCAATGCTGGCTGTAATCACAATGCCCATTGCCCATCCGGGCAAGCCTGCCACAAGGCTCATTTCTTCATGATGCTCAGCAGCACTGGCAGCCGCACTCTGCGCTTTCGCCACCAACTCCGGTAATGCCAGCAATGGAATAAACGCCAACATCGGAATCACAGCTATATCCTGAAACAGCAGAACTGAAAACGCGTTCCGCCCACCCTCTGTTTTCGTCAGCCCTTTCTCGTTAAAGGTTTGCAACACAATAGCAGTGGAAGACAGGGCAAATATCAGACCGATACTCAGCGCGATGCTCCACTGCTGATCAAAAAATAACGCAACTCCCATAACCGCTGCAGCGGTCAGGCCAAGCTGCAAACCACCTAACCCCATCAAACGGTTACGCATTGCCCACAGCATCTTTGGTTCAAGCTCTAAGCCAACCAAAAACAGCATCATCACGACACCAAACTCGGCGAAGTGCTGAATCGTTATTGTTTCATCGCCCACGAGTCCAACTACCGGCCCGATCACCACACCTGCAATCAAATATCCCAATACCGAACCTAAGCCAAAGCGCTTAGCTATTGGCACCGCAATTACTGCAGCCACCAGATAAATAAAAGCCTGCAAAAATATACCGGTCATTCGCTTGCTCCTTTCATCATGCTGCCGAGGTTTGCCGCATTCACCGTTTCATGCTCAGCCACAACATCCAGATCTAACACATCGTCAACCAAAGCAGTCAGCAGCTGACGGTAACCATCCGCATGCTTTTTTACCCGGCAATCTTCCACCGCAGTACGGGCACCAAACAACGCATAAGGCGCCAAATAACGCATACCGACTAAGTTCGACATTTGCTCCAGAGGGTGCAGTAATTCGCGGATATTAAAATGATTAAAACCTTCTGCCCGGTAATAATCCTCCTTACCTCCCGCAGTGATCGCGCACATAAAAACCTTGCCCTGCAATGCCGTGCCGCCGGTGCCATATGCAAAGCCATACTCCAGCACCAAATCCTGCCACTCTTTTAAAATGGAAGGTGTGGAATACCAATACAGAGGGAACTGAAAAATAACGACGTCATGGGCCAGCAGACGCTTCTGCTCCCGGTCGATATCAATATGAAAGGTTGGGTACTCAGCGTATAAATCGATAAAGGTGACACCATCAAGGTTATCCGCCACATTAAACAGCGGTGCATTCACCTCTGAACGGCGTAACGAAGGATGTGCGAACAATACCAATACCTTTTTAGGCGCATTTACCACGCCGTCATGCTTTTCCTGCTCCACACCCTTCCCCTTCTTACAACCGATCTCAGATCTACAGCCAATACTGAATATTCAGAGTTAGCTGTACAGAACTTTATACGCCACAAAACAAATACCCGGCGCTTTATGACAGAGGTGAGTATATCAAGCCCGAAGAACACTGCTCTAAAGATATTTAGGAGAAGGTGTATCCAGCGTTTGCGAAGATGATTTTTGGAAACGCGTAACGTACTGGCAACAACCTAAAACAGATAGCAAAAATACGTTGATTACGGTTGTTACTACAACGAAAAAGGCACGGACATTCAGACAACTAGCATCAGAAACACCTGTTCTGGAAATCATCTTTTAAACGAATAAATACCTGTTAATTCCCACTGTATTTCAGGATCAGAAAAAACGATATAAAAGAGAGTTATATCTGTATTTTGAAAGATTCAGGGGAAGATGGTCGGGATGAGAGGATTCGAACCTCCGACCCCCT
The DNA window shown above is from Aliamphritea ceti and carries:
- a CDS encoding SDR family oxidoreductase, with amino-acid sequence MTKSLVVITGASSGIGAAMAQQFSAAGHPLLLVARRIEKLQALNLPNALYRQVDMTDAAAFRAAIAEAEAIHGPVDCLVNNAGLMLLGQIDTQDPMEWQRMYDINVIALLNSMQAVLGDMKARNAGTIINVSSIAGKKSFPNHAAYVGTKFAVSAMSENIREEVADSNVRIMSICPGAVETELLGHTTSQDIIDGYEDWKQAMGGVLVADDIARTAAFMYAQPQGVNIRDVVITATRQQP
- a CDS encoding bifunctional diguanylate cyclase/phosphodiesterase, translating into MSLNSKHRIAFKQARVVLLISILLGLVSTGWQITLDLQQERRSLQAGIERILTLHRETASLAVYNLNQGQAEEITKALIAYPEIYSAKLVDDFGDPLAEHSRPQTESSWLSLLGSYFFRVETQIHESLSVDASANNTARLSIDLDAALIASSFASRAFTSLLFSLFYDVTLAAIFLILFYRWLSKPIENIVAWVNDLREGKEGQLPYTETDEIGDLVAGFSRLWEERKQVTDKLNETIQELSKSESFSRTLMDNAGDAMFLCFPDTRIVQVNNRAAQYLAETKACLLKRNMSEFSQNYSHDELVSLFASLDEQQVTSFEDSYRSKNGTLIPIEARVIKLVLEESDYLLIMVRDISVRKEAEKQIYDLAFFDPLTALPNRRLFMDRLTSSLELHNANHKFGAVLYLDLDRFKTVNDSLGHGVGDALLCEIANRIKKILPATSTCSRFGGDEFVVLLPEIGENAEVSAEIAANLALQVLEQIRAPFEVNSHTLYCSASIGISMFPDKSNVASDVLRCADTALYKAKALGRNCFQFFDPEMQSSAQQRLDVEKGLHLAVDNQELELWFQPQTDIDDKIIGAEALVRWNHPQRGLILPGEFIPVAEDSGQIIEVGEWVIAESLRLLAQWRVQGLPESFRRLSINISPLQFMQVNFVETLFALLDASKISGNMIELEITENMLLNKFEVASNKMNLLKQRGISFAIDDFGTGYSSLKYLRYLPLDVLKIDRSFVAGLRSLSEEAAIIEVIIATADRLDLQVIAEGVETKEERFALQSLGCCCFQGYLFSKPVPASQIYEMLQQSVETTAS
- a CDS encoding amidohydrolase produces the protein MNTISLSIMLSLSMLGSQSVAAIEYADTLITDAVVYADQPANTIAIKQGVITYVGNDHTGQKYLGADTEVLDMQGAMVLPGFIDNHNHVFEAASEAGGNCEVSPDANLEGQIPYLEDCAAQATEGQWLIGYGFTLELILSENNKQTPLEVLDDIFPEHPVIIMEQTSHSMWVNSAALELAGITVRSEEPQGGKYLKDPLTGGLNGILLDNAGDIVMEQAWNSLNNIFQQSYQGLQNGLAEAAANGITTIGDGRLYWKRGWFDVWKAAENNGDLTSRVSLRPWIYPQDEPEAQLEFLKKIQSRNPENLLIIDQVKMYSDGILINGTAKVVAPYRYKLVENLPFGLNYIPPEDMQFWLTKLDKINYGAHIHAIGDGAVRESLNAIEYAREQGSERDYTLTHVEMIQNVDIQRFKPLKVTADFQVGSDYIVAQDHSWAEPFIGQKRAHSLMRLRPVFDTGANLTLSSDWNVNDINPLVGIANSLRMAKTGLPDISSAIDAYTINPAISLGLDDITGSITVGKSADLVVLDEDITELPANKIADTEILMTILQGEVVFDAEE
- a CDS encoding cupin domain-containing protein is translated as MTITYRAAEIPADQLNEKPLAQPTAEPLSGDITTRSQVFFNTEEQNVMSGTWECEPGESRWEFMTRGEVIYVLSGRMTVVEDGGEAVELTAGSSAVFPVGWCGNWTVHETLRKVYVIYGA
- a CDS encoding LysR family transcriptional regulator; the encoded protein is MNNISWRGIRAFIYVAEHGGFTAAAEVSGFSKANLSQLVTDLEAALSVQLLYRTTRQLRLTEIGQGYYERCKLAMQQLDSAAEWASQSTDELKGLIRMNAVGGPFGEDLLAPLIIDFQRQHPDIRVDLDFSSIHVDLIASHYDLVMRMGELPDSSLIARRLHSVTTRYVASPEFLQTHHGIKEPDDLKNLPLICGSVDHWTLSRAAEQKTIHVAQGIKVTSGRVMRQAALAGLGVTRLADVYVQADLQAGKLIEVLPEWSEQTQLTLLCPPLRHQLHRVRVLMEWLKEHFEARYQDALVREPG
- a CDS encoding cold-shock protein: MSKTTGTVKWFNETKGFGFIEQESGPDVFAHFSAIQGSGFKTLAEGQQVEFTVTSGQKGPQAENIVVL
- a CDS encoding transporter substrate-binding domain-containing protein, whose protein sequence is MERSRMLVGVRNCFAFIWLCLCSVVVAAEDVIELYAVDYPPYMIVSDVNNISGIDVDVTREAFAAVGITAKINTAPWKRVLKNLEHGRVLGALSCSKRPDRVSFMLFSDQVSEANQVAVMSKGLDDRKLVNFQDLSNFKVIAVEGWGIQRELVRKNIPHTTTAEMDNGIKSVVYRDIDVFYSGELTTLYRAGQLGIQDDIKIKRFTDKESSSFHLCLSKGYPDSQRLLQLFNTGLAKIKASGRFDAIYEQYL